Proteins encoded together in one Lysinibacillus sp. FSL K6-0232 window:
- a CDS encoding MGDG synthase family glycosyltransferase — MSKALFLPFLTIQTGHHQVADALMDFITQHNKDIEVKKVDLLHYTNPFVEKIISQSYLSWIQYAPLLYTKFYKKVFDTPKDIEQSFKLYELLLKHLARLLEQEKPDIIFCTQSAPSYLMSKLKQSGRCSIPVVNVYTDFFMNQLWGITAIDYHFVPMKEMKEALIRRGVDESAIFVTGIPVHKEMLCTTRLHNFARNILIAGGNSGLLDCTNLYEQLKQSEHFHYHILCGKNNKLYQKIIAWKLPNITPLPYIESRTEMNCLYDQMDAIITKPGGVTISEVLHKRLPIFVHSVLPGQEEHNLRYLTEKGLAYTLNKHESLHHQLEQLLLNEEAMSHYRQQIASYFNNLQLKTAEEWEAFMQWMLKKQLVTGAMCPA, encoded by the coding sequence GTAGCAGATGCATTAATGGACTTTATCACACAGCATAATAAAGATATTGAAGTAAAAAAGGTAGATTTATTGCATTATACAAATCCTTTTGTAGAAAAGATAATATCACAAAGCTATTTATCATGGATTCAATATGCGCCTTTACTATATACGAAGTTTTATAAAAAAGTGTTTGATACACCAAAAGATATAGAGCAAAGCTTTAAATTATATGAACTATTATTGAAGCATTTAGCGCGTTTATTAGAACAAGAAAAGCCTGATATTATTTTTTGTACACAAAGTGCGCCATCCTATTTAATGAGTAAGCTTAAGCAAAGTGGTCGCTGCAGTATCCCGGTTGTCAATGTTTATACCGATTTTTTTATGAATCAGCTTTGGGGAATTACTGCGATTGACTATCATTTTGTGCCAATGAAAGAAATGAAGGAAGCTTTAATTAGACGAGGTGTAGATGAATCCGCCATATTTGTAACGGGTATTCCTGTTCATAAGGAAATGTTATGTACAACAAGGCTTCATAATTTTGCACGCAATATCTTAATTGCTGGTGGCAATTCTGGTTTATTGGATTGTACTAATTTATATGAACAACTTAAACAGAGTGAGCACTTTCATTACCATATTCTCTGCGGTAAAAATAATAAGCTGTATCAAAAAATTATTGCTTGGAAATTACCAAATATTACGCCATTACCTTATATTGAATCACGCACAGAAATGAATTGTTTGTATGATCAAATGGATGCTATTATAACAAAGCCAGGTGGTGTAACAATTAGCGAGGTGTTACATAAGAGGCTACCTATTTTTGTTCATTCGGTTTTACCAGGGCAAGAAGAGCATAATTTGCGATATTTAACAGAGAAGGGTTTAGCCTACACGCTTAATAAACATGAAAGCCTCCACCACCAACTTGAGCAGCTGTTGTTAAATGAAGAAGCGATGTCCCACTATAGACAACAAATAGCTAGCTATTTCAATAATTTACAGCTAAAAACGGCTGAGGAATGGGAAGCATTTATGCAATGGATGCTTAAAAAGCAACTTGTCACAGGTGCGATGTGTCCTGCTTAA
- the mbcS gene encoding acyl-CoA synthetase MbcS — protein MVTTNDLIAPEFYNITEELEKFSQDNDRQAIRWINAQQERRTVSYAELIQKMNQYANAFTKQGLQKGDRVLVITPRLPEAYFVFLGCLKAGIVPISCSEMLRASDLEYRMEHSSASAVIAYGAFTGEVDRITSTVGALKNKLVIGTAVGDWVSLDELANTQPTTFTAVTTKRDDMAFLSYTSGTTGKPKGVVHSHGWGYAHIRTAASQWLCVREGDLVWATAAPGWQKWIWSPFLSTIMLGATAFVYHGGFDAKTYLQLIQDEKINVLCCTPTEYRIMAKLDNLQDYNLSSLRSAVSAGEPLNRPVIETFLKHFALKVRDGYGQTENTLLIGTLENTELRPGSMGVPTPGNIVRIIDHEGNEAPVGEVGDIAIHKSSPALFKEYYREPERTQAAFRGEWYITGDQAKRDEDGYFWFEGRGDDIIISSGYTIGPFEVEDALNKHEAVQECAVVAAPDEIRGHIVKAFIILRDGFKERDEEALIKELQEHVKALTAPYKYPRSIVFIDELPKTTSGKIRRVELRAATV, from the coding sequence ATGGTAACTACAAACGATTTAATTGCACCTGAATTTTATAATATCACGGAGGAATTAGAAAAATTTTCTCAGGATAATGATCGCCAAGCCATTCGTTGGATAAATGCACAGCAGGAAAGACGAACAGTTTCTTATGCAGAGCTTATTCAAAAAATGAACCAGTATGCGAATGCTTTTACAAAACAAGGGCTTCAAAAGGGTGATCGTGTATTAGTGATTACCCCCCGCCTTCCAGAAGCATATTTTGTTTTTCTTGGCTGCTTAAAGGCTGGTATTGTCCCTATTTCGTGCTCAGAAATGCTACGTGCAAGTGATTTAGAATATCGTATGGAACATTCATCTGCTAGTGCAGTTATTGCCTATGGAGCCTTTACTGGCGAGGTTGATCGAATTACCTCTACCGTAGGAGCATTAAAAAATAAATTAGTTATTGGTACAGCAGTCGGCGATTGGGTATCTTTAGATGAATTAGCGAATACACAACCAACTACATTTACAGCTGTTACAACTAAGCGTGATGATATGGCATTCCTTTCCTATACTTCTGGTACGACAGGTAAGCCTAAAGGTGTTGTTCATTCACATGGCTGGGGTTATGCACATATTCGAACGGCTGCCTCACAATGGCTTTGTGTACGGGAAGGTGATTTAGTATGGGCAACAGCAGCTCCAGGCTGGCAAAAATGGATTTGGAGCCCGTTTTTATCAACGATAATGCTTGGTGCTACTGCATTCGTCTATCATGGCGGTTTCGATGCAAAAACATACCTTCAGCTTATTCAAGATGAAAAAATCAATGTCCTATGCTGTACACCGACTGAATATCGTATTATGGCAAAGCTTGATAATTTACAAGATTATAATCTATCCTCTCTTCGTAGCGCTGTTTCTGCTGGTGAACCATTAAATCGTCCAGTTATTGAAACATTTTTAAAGCATTTTGCTCTAAAAGTACGGGATGGCTATGGGCAAACTGAAAATACATTATTAATTGGCACACTCGAAAATACTGAATTACGCCCTGGCTCAATGGGTGTTCCAACTCCGGGTAATATTGTACGTATTATCGACCATGAGGGCAATGAAGCACCTGTTGGCGAAGTTGGTGATATTGCTATACACAAATCTTCACCAGCCCTATTCAAAGAATATTATCGAGAACCTGAGCGCACACAGGCTGCTTTCCGTGGTGAATGGTATATTACAGGAGATCAGGCAAAACGTGATGAGGATGGTTACTTCTGGTTTGAAGGACGTGGAGATGACATTATTATTTCATCTGGTTATACAATTGGACCATTTGAGGTAGAGGATGCATTAAATAAGCATGAGGCTGTCCAAGAATGTGCGGTAGTCGCTGCGCCAGATGAAATTAGAGGACATATTGTCAAAGCCTTTATTATCCTACGAGATGGCTTTAAAGAGCGTGATGAGGAAGCATTAATCAAAGAGCTTCAAGAGCATGTAAAAGCTTTAACAGCACCATATAAATATCCTCGTAGCATTGTCTTTATTGACGAATTACCAAAAACAACGTCTGGCAAAATCCGCCGTGTTGAGCTACGAGCAGCAACTGTTTAA